From one Solanum stenotomum isolate F172 chromosome 12, ASM1918654v1, whole genome shotgun sequence genomic stretch:
- the LOC125847091 gene encoding F-box/kelch-repeat protein At3g23880-like — protein MLSFCLPKYNLKDCSASSLIYDSVAEALYLEYPTKEIRRSVEIVGSVNGLICLVIAKKYFLIWNPSIRKFKKLPECRDELCFGHRSMYGFVYDEVHGDYKVVAGFNNEGYGYSFLVKVKMYSLNSDSWTSLEDFESGVLGTKSGVFVNGKLHWANSVYRRSGWDIISVDLADRELPYYGEGDFGWTLGVLGTDLSVFSNYRRIQADVWVLKEYGVKESWIKMFTIDIPCDPRMGYKFCQFFCVSNKGEVLFHFGFTFMIYNAKDHSITHRSPHLEVTGYDYEASIYIESLVWPFVQRKESRMQQRRRLK, from the coding sequence ATGTTGAGTTTTTGTCTACCTAAGTATAATCTTAAGGACTGTTCTGCTAGTTCTTTGATTTATGACTCTGTTGCTGAGGCATTATATTTGGAGTACCCTACGAAAGAAATCCGTAGATCTGTTGAGATTGTGGGTTCTGTCAATGGGTTAATATGTCTTGTCattgcaaaaaaatattttcttatctGGAATCCATCAATTAGGAAGTTCAAGAAATTGCCTGAATGTAGAGATGAGTTGTGCTTTGGTCACCGTTCCATGTATGGTTTTGTATATGATGAGGTTCATGGGGATTATAAGGTAGTGGCAGGGTTTAATAATGAGGGTTATGGCTATTCATTTCTTGTTAAGGTTAAAATGTATAGTCTGAATAGTGATTCTTGGACAAGTTTAGAGGATTTTGAGAGTGGGGTGCTAGGAACTAAGTCGGGTGTGTTTGTGAACGGGAAACTTCATTGGGCTAATAGTGTTTATCGTCGGTCTGGTTGGGATATCATTTCTGTTGATTTGGCTGATAGGGAGCTACCTTACTATGGAGAAGGAGATTTTGGTTGGACGCTGGGAGTTTTGGGAACTGATCTTTCAGTGTTTTCTAATTATCGAAGAATTCAGGCTGACGTGTGGGTTTTGAAGGAGTATGGGGTTAAAGAATCTTGGATAAAGATGTTTACCATTGATATTCCTTGTGATCCTAGGATGGGTTATAAGTTTTGTCAATTCTTTTGCGTGTCAAATAAAGGTGAAGTTTTGTTTCATTTTGGCTTTACTTTCATGATTTATAATGCAAAGGATCACTCAATCACCCATCGAAGCCCTCATCTAGAGGTTACTGGCTATGATTATGAGGCAAGCATCTACATAGAAAGCCTAGTTTGGCCTTTTGTTCAACGGAAGGAATCAAGGATGCAACAACGGAGGAGATTGAAATAG